A window of Zingiber officinale cultivar Zhangliang chromosome 5A, Zo_v1.1, whole genome shotgun sequence contains these coding sequences:
- the LOC121981882 gene encoding protein REVERSION-TO-ETHYLENE SENSITIVITY1-like isoform X2 — protein sequence MSSSVLQRDTQRLNTLWPLDQVDPKKAKFPCCIVWTPLPIVSWLAPFIGHVGIGREDGNVLDFAGSNFVNVDNFAYGAVARYLQLDREQCCFPPNLSAHTCKQPYRHAELGTAISWDDTLQSNMQHFQHKYYNLFTCNCHVFVAACLNQLAYRGSVHWNMLNVAALILWKGQWVDGMSVFRSFSPFTAVLFVGILVAGWPFLIGMAAFSSLLIGWFIVWTYCIKISD from the exons ATGTCCTCCTCAGTTCTCCAAAG GGATACCCAGAGGTTGAATACACTATGGCCACTTGATCAAGTGGATCCTAAGAAGGCTAAGTTTCCTTGCTGCATAGTCTGGACTCCTCTTCCGATAGTTTCATGGTTGGCACCTTTTATTGGCCATGTTGGAATTGGTCGTGAAGATGGGAATGTTTTGGATTTTGCTGGTTCAAATTTTGTGAATGTGGACAATTTTGCATATGGTGCTGTTGCCAGATATCTTCAACTTGACAGGGAAcag TGCTGTTTTCCACCTAATTTATCGGCACATACATGTAAGCAGCCATACAGACACGCCGAACTAGGGACTGCAATCTCATGGGACGACACGCTACAATCAAATATGCAGCACTTCCAGCACAAATACTATAACCTCTTCACCTGCAACTGTCATGTCTTTGTTGCTGCCTGCCTGAATCAGCTGGCATATCGTGGTTCTGTGCACTGGAACATGTTAAACGTGGCTGCTCTCATCCTCTGGAAAGGGCAGTGGGTGGATGGCATGTCAGTCTTCAGATCATTTTCCCCCTTCACAGCAGTGCTCTTCGTGGGGATCTTGGTGGCCGGCTGGCCGTTCCTGATTGGAATGGCAGCATTTTCTTCTCTCCTGATCGGGTGGTTCATTGTCTGGACTTACTGCATTAAGATTTCAGATTGA
- the LOC121981882 gene encoding protein REVERSION-TO-ETHYLENE SENSITIVITY1-like isoform X1, with the protein MSPRLVTSIEIEAANADEDIRDTQRLNTLWPLDQVDPKKAKFPCCIVWTPLPIVSWLAPFIGHVGIGREDGNVLDFAGSNFVNVDNFAYGAVARYLQLDREQCCFPPNLSAHTCKQPYRHAELGTAISWDDTLQSNMQHFQHKYYNLFTCNCHVFVAACLNQLAYRGSVHWNMLNVAALILWKGQWVDGMSVFRSFSPFTAVLFVGILVAGWPFLIGMAAFSSLLIGWFIVWTYCIKISD; encoded by the exons ATGTCGCCAAGGCTAGTTACATCGATAGAGATTGAAGCTGCTAATGCTGATGAAGATATCAGGGATACCCAGAGGTTGAATACACTATGGCCACTTGATCAAGTGGATCCTAAGAAGGCTAAGTTTCCTTGCTGCATAGTCTGGACTCCTCTTCCGATAGTTTCATGGTTGGCACCTTTTATTGGCCATGTTGGAATTGGTCGTGAAGATGGGAATGTTTTGGATTTTGCTGGTTCAAATTTTGTGAATGTGGACAATTTTGCATATGGTGCTGTTGCCAGATATCTTCAACTTGACAGGGAAcag TGCTGTTTTCCACCTAATTTATCGGCACATACATGTAAGCAGCCATACAGACACGCCGAACTAGGGACTGCAATCTCATGGGACGACACGCTACAATCAAATATGCAGCACTTCCAGCACAAATACTATAACCTCTTCACCTGCAACTGTCATGTCTTTGTTGCTGCCTGCCTGAATCAGCTGGCATATCGTGGTTCTGTGCACTGGAACATGTTAAACGTGGCTGCTCTCATCCTCTGGAAAGGGCAGTGGGTGGATGGCATGTCAGTCTTCAGATCATTTTCCCCCTTCACAGCAGTGCTCTTCGTGGGGATCTTGGTGGCCGGCTGGCCGTTCCTGATTGGAATGGCAGCATTTTCTTCTCTCCTGATCGGGTGGTTCATTGTCTGGACTTACTGCATTAAGATTTCAGATTGA